TAATCATGAGTATTATTTCCATTTGGACAACATGACGAACATGCGCATGACAATGACTTGTAACGATGACAGGAAAAGTGCAAAGATGCTATGACTCGAAAAGAAAAGTTATGGTGATAGTTCATAGCAAAAAGAACAGGGACAGCCTATGGAATTTTATCAGAATATGAATCTGGACATAATTTCCTGAGAAACTAATACGCTTACAGGTCAGCCCCGGAATGACCAAGTTAATCCCAAACTAAAGTTTGTTTAGTGACGGTATGACATGACATTGACAAGTTTCTGAAAGATAAACAAACAATGTTCAAGAGAAGCAGTTGATTGTCCAACTTACAGCCAACAAGCTTAACGTTGAGCCCATTGATTTAGCTCCAGCCATGGACAGGGTTCACATCCCCACTAGAAGGGgatccaaaagaaaagagacCCAACATGCTGTAGTAACTACAAAAGGTTGAAGAGAGTAGTACTCAAGAACTACCATTTGTGTCTATTAGGTCCTTATTTTCACCATCATCAAgaacaacttttaaaaaactaatGATTCTGACCTCAAATGAAAAGACACATATTTAGCTTGGAGGCAAAGTAAAGAAGAACACTCCTTATGAACTATGGGCATGGTTAACAGAGGAAAATTGTTGACATTACATTCATCACCAACCAAACATGTTAAGTGAAAATGTCCCAACTCTCAAGTACTTGAGAAATTTAAACTTTCAGTTACTCACCAACTCAGCCAACGTTTTGTTCAACTTTGCAAACTTCGGAGCCATATTCTGATTTAACTCTGACAACAAAATCTTTGGGTCCGGGTTAAGATAACTGTCATAAACAGGTAAAACAGATGTTAGTGTGAGTGCTCCTGCTAAAGTAACATAAACACATATTCTTAAGACCAAAGCAAGACCATAACAGGAATTAAAAAATGGAACCCACTCTTCAAGgccttttttgttcttcacaAGATCCATCTTAGAAAGAATATTAACATGAGGGATTTCGAGTTGAATCATTGCTGAAAGGGATGCCATACAACCACTTATATACTTGGTCACATCAGTCATGAACTGCAAAatgtaataaaaatttaaattcacGGACCCAGACTTAATCAAGATAGACAATAGTAAGACAGCTACCTGAGAGTCAAGTAGGTATACAGCACATATGTTGAAATTCTTGCGTTTTAGATGGTCCACAAAATTCCGTAGGACAGGAACATGAGAAAATAGTTCCATCTGACCTGATTAAGAATTACAATTTGTCAGATTATCACATGAAATTGATAATTCTTGTGCTTATGAAAGACAAAAGTGCACCACAATCAGCTGgctattaaatattttacagtACCATAAGGAAAGGCATCTAGATAGTTACTAGAAACTTATAAATATACACCTGAGCTTCACTGTATCAAATAAGAATAAGAACGAAAATGCATCCCATCCAAAAGGTCTTGTCAATTCCAAATTTTAAGTAATTAAGTTGTACATGACATGACATTATAAAGCATGTAAAATGCAAGATACCTGGGCAATCAAAAACAAGGTAGTCATCGTCCAAGTAGTTCTCTAGTTCTTCTTCCAACCAATCATCCAGATTGTCTTCCAGGTGCCTGAAGAAGTGCTAAGGATAACAactgtgcgtgagagagagagatctactgaccttcttttttctctataaCCAGTaaattcttttttacttttagtgATTCTTGGTCTTTAAAGTTATTTGTAAGAAGAATGGATTACTTTAGGGGAAGATTATGCCAACACAGTAAAACTTAGACAATGCTTCACGATTTTTGCTTTAGACATTAAAAGGCTACTAGTTTAGGTACTGCAAGTACGGCAGCGTGTGAGTGAGCAGGTCGGTATAAGCAAGATGCAATAGTCACTCAATTTTGgtcaattttttaatgaatttgctTTTGAACATCAAAAAATGCAGTAATGTAGGCTATAACAGTAAGGCTGtgtttgtgcatgcatgcatggggttgagagagacacacacagacagagacagagaaagggagagagatggaGGAATTGTAATTCTAAATCGGACAGACGCATGGCAATACACTTTGGTGCATTGAAAAGTCTAGCCCAACTATTTGTCTACATGCTGACAGAACGTAGTAGTCTTTCTCACAAGATGATGTTTTCCGTCTCCATTGTCTTGCACCAATCAACTGTGCCATAAACAATTAAAGCTGACACAAGAAGACAAATACAAAGGCCCCATTAACCAGCTCATACCAGTCCCTTATGCTGAAACATATCATTCAAGGTCCCTAGATATTGTAATCTCAAGTACAGTAGTTTCATTAGAACACATGAGCCTTCGAAGAGAACTCACTTATCAACAAAGAATAAACAAAGAGAAGGATACTCCATGCAGTATATAAGAGCTCCATTTGGGCCCAAGCCCATCGTCTCCATAACATCCTCCAAGGTAATAAGCTCCCTGATATCTGACAAACCAACAATTTAAACTTTAATCATCAACAGACCAAATATATGTTTCATCACCAGTCACTGTCACAAATAAGCTTaaacagataaaaaaacaaacatcgTCCTAAAAACACACACCCATAGAAACAGGATAATTGAAATTCTCAGCTGCAGGATCAAGGTTCACAATATGGACTGTTCGCCCGATTGCTTCACAATGCTGCTGCAAACTGGCACAGTATGTCGACTGCccaaaatccaacaaaaaaaacaatcaatatAAGATAAATACCCACCGTCAAAAGCTGCCATCAGTCAGGAGCCAATAAGAAACACGAAGAAAACAATTAAGAAGGACCAAGACAAGTGAGCGAATAGGTAGTACCTTCCCACTCCCGGCAGGGCCGATCACGAGCTGCGCATAACCCATGTTGGGATCAGTGGCGACGATTCGCGAAGGCGAGGAAGCAAAGAGAGCGCTGGACGACAACTATGGCGTAAGTAGAACACCAGAGGATGATATCACACAATGCACTGAGAAAGGCTGAATTGTCCATGCAGTTATATCATCTGAGACCGTGTCAAGTCACATGAAAGCAGGTTAATGTCAGATAATAGAACATCCAAAACgataaaagagaaatgaaaacaattccaGATGAAGCCATAAAAGAACAATCCTAGCACGACAACATAAGATGAACCAAAAGCAACAAGCGAGAAAGCCATAAATAGAAACTGACTGATGGGAGTGGGTACATGGTAAGTGGAAACATCAGAAAAGGGAGAAGTTGGTGGAGAAGATAATAAGaagaataacaacaataatagaaACTAGACGAATCTTCAACTGTGCATCATTGGTGCATGCTCATAGACAGgcggagagagaaagagtgagaatAGGGAAGGAAAACATGGGATTCAGCCTGAAATAAGATCAGAAGATTGGTTTCTTAAGATTGATTGGATAATTGTTGTGGCATGTTAATCTGTGAGACGGACTTGGCTCTAACGTGCATTTGAAATATTGGTAAATATGAGCATTTTTCCACTGAATTCTTTTTTGAGGCTGATAGTAAGCTTTGCTTCCACTCTCACTATCTCTGCTTCAGTTGCATTCTCAACTATTATTAGATCAGGCTGTCGACCAACTGAAGTAATAAATTTCACTAGTAAATATCACCACTAAAGAGTAAAGGCTGtgaacaaatttttgaaaaggaaaaatgaacttGAGAAACCACTCTTGAGGTAAGAGACTTAATTGATCGCATTGCAGTGTAATactctgctgagagacttggtTGTTAGATTGTGTAAAACTCCAAAATTGCTATCCTGCCTCTAAGATCATAGCATGCTTCGGCAAGAACAAGATAACGACAACCACAAAACTTGAGCCAGCGACTGGCCACCTACAAGCCACTTCAAAATTGTGAAGTATACAATATccataaaataatgtttaaagTGACGAATAGTAATTCTAATAACTAGAGAcacctaaccctaatcttaaAGAGTCTAAAGGTTAACAATTAATACTAATAAGATTGATAAGGATCAAGCTAAATTTTAGCCACGAGGTGGCATCTCCTGTAAGAGCGTGACGGACGGCCCCTTTTGAAACTCAATTTTACCTTAAAcgttataaaataaaataatgcaaTGAACTGATGCTATGCTAAAATGATCATGCAATGTTTCACCTAAATGGAATGCGTGACCAAAAACTGTTGATTCTAGCCATCATTTTACATTTAGGAAGGATCATCTGGTCACCAAACTTAGCCGCTTGTTTGCACTAATTCAAACCAAAAATGAAGATTCATATGGTTTTCTTTGATATGCCGCGAAAATTCTACAGCAGAGATAAACACTGTTTCAGTAACATTTGTTAACATATTTTTCTATGACGAACTTCTGAAAAAACTAAGCATTCAGGATTCGAGGTTTGTTTAATGGCAAGATCACCACTTTCTCCGCAAAAGCAGCAACTAAACAAATGagtttctcatttcaaagtCAATATTTTAGTGGAATCAACAAATAAAATCTGAAACCACGAGTGAATACATCAAAACCAGAAGCAACAAAAGCTTCGGGCTACTGAAATCACCCATTCCGGCACCACCGACcaaaaactaaacaaaaacCAGCAGCCCACGGCAAATTACCTCAGTGAAGGAACCAAACCTCCAACTTGATGCCGTATGGAGTAACAACGGAGAAGGCATCGGATTCTCCTCGGAAACAAGCaggggcacccgatggtgcctgTGTTTTCCAACACCGAAGACGATGACTTAAGCCTCAACCGCCAGGGCAGGGCCGACCAATTAAGGCCACCATAGAGGCTGACCGTGTAACGCAGGCCAAGGCTGCCAGCTGGTGGCGCTTATGTAAAAATTAgaacggagagagagagagatatatactGAGCGAGAAAATGGCTGTCGGCCAGTCAGATATTGCGGGCCGGCAACCTTCGAtcaagagatagagagggacagagagagggCAAGATAACTTACCGGAGCTCGCCGGCGAGAGTGGCAGCCTTCAccgcaaagagagagagaacagcgCCGGTACGCGCGTCCGTCGGAGAGACtcagagagaaggagggagaacGGTTTTTGCGCTCATCCGAAACAGGACACAATCCAGCCCGAGGGTTTCCCGTTTAGAAGACCCCTTTTCTCAACggggtgatttttttttttaataaggaaaaaaaaatgatgcctGAAGCGTGCGCTTCGAAGCGCACACATGAGCCCTGTTTCGCGCCTCACCCCCTAGTATGGAGGCAATTTACGAAGTGATGCGCTCTGGGGCGCGCGCTTCTTGCCTTAAAAGTTAACTGGCAGGTTTATCAAGCACAACTAATTTTCTTCACATCCAAACAACCAAACTCAAATTACAAAAACTGGCTTTCTAACcatgttttcaaataaattgaTTTATTTGACGAGCCTCTCATACATTGTCTTAGACGGCCACATGCATAGCCTCGAGAATGTACCTAAACAACTTTATACTGAAGGAAAATTATATGAGATTTTCGaaaatacatacatatgatCATTATAAGTCTGATCCAATGTCACAAAACGATGGGCATggaaaattgtaaaatttttaaaacaaagagGGAGTGTTTTGATGTCGTATAGGAATATTTCAGATTGAAACCATATCTAAAGCaagcacattttaaatttgcTAAAAATTTCCACTCATTTGCGGTTTCAAATGCCAAAAtgttgaggaaaaaaaaagcgcTTGCCATGATGGGATGTCTGAATTATTAGAATGTTGAAATCAGGTAGTTGCTGGAGTGGTtagatgtttaaaatttttaaagactAAAAGCACTATAAATTGTTGTACATGACACTACAAATTGTCGCTACACCACTAAACGTTGCTAAATATCTCCAACCCAAATTCGAGGGTGGAGACATTGAAGAACTACTCATATGAAATTTATATAAGATATCAATTATGATTTAAACTTGGGATTTGGAATGGTCGAGGTCCttaaaaggtgtgttttgagaGATACATTGTTTATTGTTTAAACCAATGGGGGGAGTCTCATTTTAAAACCATAGAATTAAGATCTTTGGATCTCATATCATTGCTTATATGTAGTGAAACAAatacaatataaaataaaacaatttaaatatCCATGTAAAAGATTTCAAAATCTCCTAATAACTAATGCAATCAACATCTATTTGAATCGAGTTTTTCACTGTATAGAGTTTTGTACTGCCGTCGTTCTCATCCTCAGCTTGTTAAAGCTTGAGCATATTGCTGAAATTCCTCGTCGGAAAATGATTTCAGTCGTCGACCTTGAATCTTACTAAATTTCGTTCGGAAGCGAtcttgaaaaaggaagaaatacCACCCTGGTGAATTTCCCTTTTTAGAGCAGCCCCTCCTTCCTGGTTGGGGAAGCTACATTTTGAAAACCCGCCTCAGACCCCGCCAAATCGCGCCCACACTGAAAAACTTTTCTTCCCTCTattccctctctccctctatttcCCTCTCTCTTGGGTAAGGTAGCAGAAGAGGGTAGGAAGtggtagagggagagagggcgAGGGCGAGGGCGAGGGCGAGGGAAGCCGGTCTCCCTTCAACCGATTCACCTCGGTCCAATTCGTTTATGGTTCAGCCGGTTTTTCAGTTCCCAAGTATAGGGTTTTAGCTCTAGGGTTTTAGGGGTggagtagaagaagaagaagaagaagaagagaagcgGAGCGATGTTGCGGGCCTCCGATGAGAGGATCGCGTCGGACACTGCGGTCGCCGGGCGCATGGTGAGCGACTATATAAGCCGTGATTCCGCCCGGCGGGTTGATCTCGAGGAGGCTTTGGAAGCTTCTAGATACGCCAGCCACCCTTACTCGTCTCCTCCGAAAGAGGTATGCTTCTGTGAAGATGCTGCTTGCCCAGAACCTATCTTGCATGGATTCCGCGTGCGATTCAGATACTTTCTTTTGCTTGTGACATTGCCACGAATCCTTGTAGCTTGGAGAAACCTTCGACTTTCGTGTAGGCAGTTAATTTTTATTGGTGTGAGCACTCTACCCGTTGTGTACGGCGAGGCTTTGGCACTTATAAGTGGGTAACTCGCGGTGAATGATAATGGTGCTTCACTGGCTGGGCTGCGGGGGCGTGATTTGCTGCTACAGCTACAGAGAGATAAATCACACGCCCTACGAATTGTGGTGTCTGGCATCTTTTAGCTAACGACCAACTGGCGAGTAGCTTTGATTCACTTTCTGGCCTTTTAAGGGAACGAAACGTATGTCACTTCTGGAAACACACATATCATCTCGGTTTGGATCTTGAATGTTATGCCGGTACAATTTAAAGGGATTACAGTACTAAAGAAAGGCGCAAGCCTTGGAGTCATCCGTGAAAATCTGCACcgagaataaaaataaaaacgttATTTTAAAATGTATGCGGTGTTTAATCTAATGAAAGAATGCGTGCTTATGTGTACATGTGCATGGATGTTTCTATACCACGTGCACATGTTCATGCTTTCATGTAAGTAAGACGTGCTATCTGAGTGTTGCAACAGTGTGGCCAAGGTATGGTATATATTGCAGAAACGGATGCAAAGGTTAGTATTACAGTTTCCATGAAGCATGAAGGCAGATACACTGGAGAGcaaaatggaaataaataagTGACTGAGAAACAGAAAACACGGTGTGAATGAGACCAGGACAACAAAAGCACGAGAAGCAATAATAAATCAATCAAGAAGTAACGGAGCAGCAAACTTCCTCGTGCATAGGAACTAGGAAGTGAGATTCCTATTAAGGAGAAGAGTTTCTCCAGCTTTCTATCTTCAGCAGAAACATGAAATTTGCTATTAAATTTCCATGTGTTACACACGGGAACTGATGTTTTATCTCAAATTTGCACCAGAGAAGGAGTTGAGTTTAATTCTGGATGTCCAAGTTCATTTCCCCAGTATCCTGATTGAGTATAATTATTGGCACTCCTATAAAGGAAGAAGACTCAGTATGATATCGGGATTAGATTTATAGGTCACTACAAAGTTGCAATCTgtacttgaaagttgaaaccaagGGCAGCCAACGTTTATCATACAAATTTTGTGTctcatattttttatgcttcTAGTTCCCATTTTTAATAAATGGGATGTTACATACATATTTATGTCCTGTACCCATCTTTGAGGACATCGCAATGTTGTGCTCACACTTGCATccacacctatgtgacataggtttatGAGTTTACAAGTTTTTTCCGTTGACAGAGAATTACATAATGAAATACTCTTGAAGTTGAAAGTTATTATGCTAAACATGTCTTTAGAAAAAGAATCTAATATTGTCAAGATATTATATGTCATATGAACGTGATATGATATGGCCTGTTTTGAGCAAGTTTAAAGTCCTCCATActgttcttctctcttttctgaGGTGCTTGATAAATAATTAGTCAGGTTGATTTGCCTGCACGATCTCAATAGATAATGGATTGTTGCCATTGAGCTGGGAGCACACTCTTAGTACTTGTATACTTAGGGCCCTATTGATTTTACTCTTTCCAGTGAAAAGTCTTGACAACATTAAAGTGGAAgctttaaagagaaaaaaaaggatcaaatttcaaaaatctttatatttacatatatgatgTACCAAACCCATAAATACGCAGTCCAAGCTAATACTCATAAATCTTTAGGATTAATGTGCTGTAGCGCAGGCATACCTGAATAGGGACATCAAAAGTCTTCTTTATTTGAAGTGGCCCCATCGGGCCCATCCTCACAGCGATGTTATTTCATGTGCATCTGGCTGTGATGATTCAAGGCTCAAGTTCTTGGTTGGAAGTTACTAGGACAATCTTATGAACTGTGTATCTTTAGCCTGTTTGCTTGTGGATGACTTGTTTGGCGTGTTGTGCTTTGGATTATTTTAGCTGAAAATACTCACATCATTAACCCCAAGATTTCGTGGTGTATTGACACTGAGAattcaatctctattttatatctgtttgatttttttttattccttttggACCTTTGGTATGGCTGGGGATAAAACTCTATTGATCATTTACCATTGTTTATGTTCCCATTAATTCCTTGCACTACATTTTGGCATGGTACTAGTCCATTCTTGCTTTTCATACTAAATAATTATCCGGTGCTTTGATAGATCTGAAGGTAGAACCTATTTGGAGTTTCGGATAGTTGAACTTGATTTCGTTAAGGCATcaatattattaatatttttgcaATGCATAATCTTGGCAGTAACAGTATCACAATTCACAGATGTCGAGAGGTGCTTTTCTTAGTGATTTTCTCAGTACTTATTTTATGAGCTGATTATTGCAGTGGCCTCCTTCTGTTGAGATAGCCAATACCAGAGATCTGCCTGCTGTGCTCATTGATAGATACAATGCAGCTGGAGGAGAAGGAACCGCTTTATGTGgaatttttccagaaattcgACGAGCATGGGCGTCTGTGGACAATTCTCTGTTTCTGTGGCGTTTTGACAAATGGTACTAACAGTTATCTGCCTCAACCTTAGAATtgtgtgcatgctagaattgtaAATCATTAAGTTCTTAAGGACATCCGTTAGTTGTCACTCTCAAATCATGGTACCGTTGGAATAGCTGAAACCATCTGTGGAAGTAAATCTCCACTCTGAGTTGCCAACTAGGCTTGTTCTTTATCGAGCAATGTTGTCTAAAGTGTATGTCTACTTTATTAGTTTATTCATGTCCTTTCGTGGTCCTGAAGATTATTTACTAGAATCTTATAGGTTTACTAAAAAGCTGCTATTTCTCTTGATTGTGCAAAATTGGTCCTAATAAGTATAGCATTCCAGCTTACtggagttttttcttttgtggttcGTACATGCATGATCTTTAAAAGGCAATAAAGAACTTGCTTAGTGTTTGACTTGAACTATGTCATACATACTTATGAGGGTGAGGTACCCACATTGACATGTCAGCAAGTGCTAGCATGGCACTGGCACCTGACAAAGAAGATACAGAGTTGCTTCTATTGGATCTGGGTTGGGTgctttctcttattcttttcttgtttctcctttattcttttgttcttcctcttgttttatgttttttttttttgtgggttgAGGACCTACCCATGTTTGTTCTAAGTCGATACAGTTTTTGACCTAGGCAGTGTTTGGCATCTATAGTGAAGTAGATAATAttgcttatttttttgaatttattttgaCCAATTGAACGAATCTTCTTTGCTAATCATAACCAATTCATATGATAAATTAGACCTTGTGATGTATCAATATTTTAGCTAAATTTGATTGAAGCAACATctgaaaaattttaacatattgATGTTCCTTTATTCATAAGTAAACCTGTATTTAGTTTAAAAGTTTGTCTGCATATACAGGTTCACGCATGATTTATTTGTGGATATTCACGTGTATTATATGTCAGTATATATCCTCACCACACACTCGTTCTTGTAAAATTTCAGGGTAGCATTCTTTACACTCATATGTGCATTTAAGatgtttttttactttcttcaaaCAAGTTATATTTGCTTTAAGGTCTTCATTGGAGTAGAACTGCTTGGAAAATTCTTGGCTGCTACCACATGCATTTAACAAATGAACTCTGTATCATTAACATAGCTAGTTTGCTAccagtttatttaataaagaTCTATCTTGTATGCAGAATTTACATAACTTGTTACCTGTTTTATTAATTCTGTGAATATGGTCCTTTGGTCttcatgcatcattttcttttttttgtttgcaggGATGGTCAGTGCCCTGAATACAGTGGTGAGGAACAGGCTATCTGTGCTGTCGGGTTGGCTAAAGCTAAGCCTGGCATATTTGTAGAAGCTATTCAGTATCTTTTAGTTTTAGCTACTCCTGTTGAGGTGATATTCTCATTCTCATTGTGTTCTGTCATCATTgtatttagaaaatatgatttacaGAAGTGAAAAACAGGTTGCTTAAAGCAACAACCAGAACTTAACCTTGTGAATGTGAAACCCCAGTAGGAATACATCCTATGCCACACAGATGCAGGGtgcatggtatatatatatatatatatatatatatatatcacacacacacaaacacatactaCACAACACTAATAGTTAGAATCAAATTCaattaatcatattttgatatttCATAACAGTTAACATTTAAGGCTGTATAGCTTTGTCCTAGAAGCCTAGAggcttcaaaaaaatatatgatatataattaacttttatatattgatattgtagagatacgaacaagaagaagaggaagagaaacaatgatcacgatgtaacgtggaaaaccctcaacacgagggagaaaaaaccacgaatgaggaggagttggtgcccactagcagccagactctctctctcttaagattatcattaacacataaggattagggttacatgacttaagtagagcccaaaaacgggctacaaggcgggtcgggtatggatccggacccgaaccacacaatctatcaacactccccctcaag
Above is a window of Nymphaea colorata isolate Beijing-Zhang1983 chromosome 8, ASM883128v2, whole genome shotgun sequence DNA encoding:
- the LOC116259492 gene encoding GPN-loop GTPase 3, which produces MGYAQLVIGPAGSGKSTYCASLQQHCEAIGRTVHIVNLDPAAENFNYPVSMDIRELITLEDVMETMGLGPNGALIYCMEHLEDNLDDWLEEELENYLDDDYLVFDCPGQMELFSHVPVLRNFVDHLKRKNFNICAVYLLDSQFMTDVTKYISGCMASLSAMIQLEIPHVNILSKMDLVKNKKGLEDYLNPDPKILLSELNQNMAPKFAKLNKTLAELVDDYSMVNFLPLDLRKESSIQYVLSYIDNSIQFGEDADVKIRDFDPDDIDMDAPDIDD